The following are encoded together in the Chaetodon trifascialis isolate fChaTrf1 chromosome 3, fChaTrf1.hap1, whole genome shotgun sequence genome:
- the LOC139350699 gene encoding neuritin-like gives MGFFMSTKIGGILALALVFLSVTVSGDSADVRCENIYKDFSDCVLELGESMDNYQENVTSERGVAAVCSHWEAFHTCALTALSDCQEEVSSIWETLRQDSRKMRFQGSLFDLCSPSSSPPISSPLATLTLPLMGMLIMTGPNWSSV, from the exons ATGGGATTTTTCATGTCGACGAAGATCGGAGGGATTCTTGCGCTTGCCTTGG TGTTCCTCTCTGTGACTGTGTCAGGAGACTCTGCAGATGTGAGGTGTGAGAACATTTATAAGGACTTTTCTGACTGTGTCCTGGAGCTGGGAGAGAGCATGGACAACTATCAGGAGAACGTGACCAGTGAGAGGGGAGTGGCGGCCGTGTGCAG CCACTGGGAAGCTTTCCACACATGTGCCCTCACAGCGCTGTCCGACTGTCAGGAGGAAGTCAGCTCCATCTGGGAGACTCTGAGGCAGGACTCCAGGAAGATGCGCTTCCAGGGAAGTCTGTTCGACCTGTGCAGCCCCAGCTCCTCTCCCCCAATAAGTTCACCTCTTGCTACCCTTACCCTGCCATTGATGGGCATGCTGATCATGACCGGGCCTAACTGGTCCTCTGTATAG
- the LOC139328963 gene encoding translocon-associated protein subunit alpha-like, with the protein MFNFGPKLLLLFLLAFPCGLISIGHVSADSDSAEDIAEDADAAVDEEEDDEEEVLVEEDQIQPTEGDEDDTDEAADKPLTSHPDADTTIVFMTGEEFPANEIVRFLVGFTNKASQDFTVQSLEASFRYPQDFQFYIQNFTALPLNTVVQPQAQASFEYSFIPAQPMAGRPFGLVILLNYIDAEGSVFQTAIYNQTVTITELEEGLDGETMFMYIFLVGLVVLMLFGMYQVLETRTKRRIPVKIEKGTGGMSDVDISWIPQETLNVMNKASPKASPRKRTNRAAGADQ; encoded by the exons ATGTTCAACTTCGGaccaaaactgctgctgcttttcctcctggCCTTCCCCTGTGGCCTCATATCCATCG GCCACGTCTCTGCAGACTCCGACTCAGCTGAGGACATTGCTGAGGACGCAGATGCTGCTGtagatgaggaggaagacgatGAGGAAGAGGTGCTTGTTGAGGAAGATCAGATTCAACCCACG GAGGGAGACGAAGATGACACTGATGAAGCAGCTGATAAACCGTTGACGTCCCACCCTGACGCTGACACCACCATCGTCTTCATGACAGGAGAAG AGTTTCCTGCCAATGAGATTGTGAGGTTCCTGGTGGGTTTCACGAACAAGGCAAGTCAAGACTTCACCGTGCAGTCGCTGGAGGCCTCCTTCCGTTACCCCCAAGACTTCCAGTTCTACATCCAGAAC TTCACAGCTTTGCCTCTGAACACTGTAGTGCAGCCCCAGGCTCAGGCCTCCTTCGAGTACTCCTTCATCCCAGCTCAGCCCATGGCAGGTCGGCCATTCGGTCTTGTTATCCTCCTCAACTACATTGATgctgag gGCAGCGTGTTCCAGACTGCCATTTACAACCAGACTGTCACCATCACTGAGCTAGAGGAGGGACTGGACGGAGAAAC aatgTTCATGTACATCTTCTTGGTTGGACTGGTAGTCCTGATGCTCTTTGGGATGTACCAGGTCCTGGAGACGAGGACG AAAAGGAGAATCCCAGTGAAAATAGAGAAGGGCACTGGCGGGATGAGCGATGTGGACATCAGCTGGATTCCTCAGGAGACTCTCAATGTCATGA ACAAGGCTTCCCCTAAAGCGTCTCCAAGGAAACGAACCAATAGGGCAGCTGGAGCAGATCAATAA
- the LOC139329350 gene encoding signaling threshold-regulating transmembrane adapter 1-like: MEENPIYGNISYMQTSTTLLNKADAPHSRDQQRVTSDSQSRTQDCYANLTLKAPRQQAGRSSPQIQYADVVQLEEPSESGKEDEGNTDALSTMSDLYASVQTQRTKTVDTADDGEGYANHL; encoded by the exons ATGGAAGAAAATCCTATTTATGGAAACATAAGCTACATGCAAACAA GCACGACTTTGCTCAACAAAGCTGATGCTCCACACTCAAGGGATCAACAGAGAGTCACTTCTGACTCACAG TCCAGAACTCAGGACTGCTATGCCAACCTGACCCTGAAGGCTCCCAGACAGCAGGCTGGCCGCAGCTCACCACAGATACAGTACGCAGATGTAGTTCAGCTAGAGGAGCCGTCAGAGTCGGGGAAGGAAGATGAAGGCAACACAGACGCCCTATCCACCATGTCTGACTTGTATGCCTCTGTGCAAACTCAGCGCACCAAAACTGTGGACACTGCAGACGACGGAGAGGGCTACGCCAACCATCTGTGA
- the sys1 gene encoding protein SYS1 homolog, whose translation MASHFRSYIWDPVLIVSQIVLMQCIYYSFLGLWLAGVDSLVQSNRSLDQIFSYDVLGFATMQGRLSMMAFILNSLTCALGLWFFIRRGKQCLDFTVTVHFFHMIGCWIYNAHLPAALSWWLVNVACMALMAVIGEYLCMRTELRAIPVNSGPKSNL comes from the exons ATGGCCAGTCACTTCCGTAGCTACATCTGGGACCCGGTCCTCATTGTGAGTCAGATTGTGTTGATGCAGTGCATCTACTACAGCTTTCTGGGCCTGTGGTTGGCTGGAGTGGACAGTTTGGTGCAAAGTAATCGGTCACTGGACCAGATCTTCAGCTATGAC GTTCTTGGTTTTGCAACAATGCAGGGCAGACTCTCAATGATGGCATTCATCTTGAACTCTCTCACCTG CGCCCTTGGTCTGTGGTTCTTCATCCGTCGAGGGAAACAGTGCCTGGACTTCACAGTCACTGTGCACTTCTTCCATATGATCGGCTGCTGGATCTATAATGCTCATCTTCCGGCAGCCTTGTCCTGGTGGCTCGTCAATGTAGCCTGCATGGCATTGATGGCTGTAATTGGAGAGTACTTGTGCATGCGGACTGAGCTCAGGGCTATTCCAGTCAATAGTGGACCCAAATCTAACCTGTGA